The Gasterosteus aculeatus chromosome 17, fGasAcu3.hap1.1, whole genome shotgun sequence genome includes a window with the following:
- the ccndbp1 gene encoding cyclin-D1-binding protein 1 homolog has translation MSSDPCGENVSLPLRNLLNSIRCVADRVRDGESNASDGAFDLSNFRDALNQAVKAVSHEATKLSLAFSKPPLPSPQDVETFSESTMKSVLSLSTVYYWLPKDQGVSLRRQVRDATVEVLEGVGQLVEVILSSPLQSLSQDQLTSTGSVWSACDHFAQLPQDNKAAVLMVLSDQIGVVKDAIEEVEQALSEAEDPFSDVLDNDQGPRGNQDTYWSEQDRLLIGPCRGLMMAAAACLKKLTSAVKANGDVTTAQNLAQLDDLADITKEISPGLDDLALCLYPPMDYSGVENNVSKLAALLKKVLEIIRSSHVCGESQLTWVQFLEGAVDHNLQKAQDLIQQDS, from the exons ATGAGTTCTGATCCTTGTGGCGAAAACGTGTCTCTGCCTCTACGAAATCTACTGAACTCCATCCGGTGCGTCGCAGACAGAGTCAGAG aTGGCGAGTCCAATGCGTCGGACGGCGCGTTCGACCTCTCCAACTTCCGGGACGCTCTGA ACCAGGCGGTGAAGGCCGTGTCCCATGAAGCCACGAAGCTCAGCCTGGCCTTCTCCAAACCGCCGCTGCCGTCGCCGCAG GACGTGGAGACGTTCTCCGAGTCCACCATGAAGAGCGTCCTCAGTCTGTCCACAGTCTACTACTGGCTACCCAAAGACCAAG GTGTGAGTCTGCGCCGGCAGGTCAGAGACGCCACGGTCGAGGTCCTGGAGGGCGTCGGCCAGCTGGTGGAGGTCATCCTGAGCTCGCCGCTAcagag tctGTCTCAGGACCAGTTAACGTCAACAGGAAGTGTTTGGTCGGCCTGCGACCATTTCGCCCAGTTGCCACAAG ACAATAAAGCGGCCGTGTTGATGGTTCTGTCTGATCAGATTGGAGTTGTGAAAGATGCCATAGAGGAAgtagagcag GCGCTGTCCGAGGCCGAGGACCCGTTCAGCGACGTCCTCGACAACGACCAGGGGCCCCGAGGCAACCAGGACACCTACTGGTCAGAGCAGGACCGGCTCCTGATTGGTCCGTGCCGGGGGCTGAtgatggcggcggcggcatgCCTCAAGAAGCTGACGTCGGCGGTCAAAGCGAACGGTGACGTCACCACGGCCCAGAACCTGGCCCAGCTCGACGACCTGGCCGACATCACCAAGGAGATCAGTCCTGg TCTCGATGATCTGGCTCTGTGCCTCTACCCCCCGATGGACTACAGCGGAGTAGAGAACAac GTGTCCAAGTTGGCGGCATTGTTAAAGAAGGTTCTGGAGATCATCAG GTCCAGTCACGTGTGTGGAGAGTCCCAGCTGACCTGGGTTCAGTTCTTAGAGGGAGCCGTGGATCACAACCTGCAGAAGGCCCAAGACCTCATACAGCAGGACAGctag